The window ACCAACAGAAAACCTCCCAATACCTGCCACTTCCTCACTTTGATGTTCATGACGCGGCTCCTTGTTCTGGTGCCTTGGCACCGGTGTGTACCGTTGATGGACGCGCACCAACAAATTCTCCATCCTTGTTCAAAAGGCCTCTCATCTTATGTTTGGCCCGATATATCCATATCTTCACCGAGCCTTCGTTGGCATTCATTTTTTTTGCGATGTCGGCATAGCAAAGCCCTTCTAATTCACGCAACCATAAAGCGCGTTGATAGTGCTGGGGCAATTCTCCCAAGGCAAGTTCGATTTGCTCCCGGAGAAGACAATCGCCTTGTTCAATCGTGGCCTGTTCCGCCCCCGAGGATGAATTCGTTTGTTCACGTTTATGGCTTCGATGAGCGTCCATAACAAGGTTATGGGCGATGCTAAAGGCATAGGCGCGGGGGTTGCTTTGCAGTCGTTTGCTCTCCAAGGCAATCCACAGGCGGAAGAGGGCCTCCTGCACGATATCGTCCGCCTCGTGTTGTCCGGGGAGCAATTTTCGAATGTACGCGCCCAATGGTGCCTCGATTTCGCGGCACACAGACATGAACTTATTCATCCCGCATCTCCTGACTCCCGGCTTTGCTATTTGTGTCCCTATGATTATAGACGTTTGGGAAGTGAAAAAGTTACGCCAGACCCAATCGTCGCTGTTAACAGGCCTCGTTACAAGGGCTTGCGGTGACGGCGTATCTGGACAAGGCAGTCAAATCCACCCTTTTGGAGTCGGTGGGCTGCGCACACTCAGTTGTGGCGTGGGGCGGATTCAAGCCCGAAATGCGTCCGTGTTCTGTCCAAGGCGTGATATACTTTTCTTGTTGTTGTTTTGGACAGGAGTTGCTCATTGGACCCGGTTTCATCCCATACACCGGCGGGGCGCGCGCGCAGGCTGGCCGCCGTTGTCCTGCCGCCTTTGGCGGCGCTTTGCTGCATGGCCGCGCTGTTTGTCTGGTATCCGCCGGTGACGGCGGAGACGCTGCCGGTGGCCGCCCTCTCCATCGGCGGCGGCGCCGCGCCCTCGGGCGCGCAGGTGTCCCTGCCGGTGGTGTACGCCGCGAACGGCGCGGTCCATCCCCCCGCCACAGTGGTGCTGCGCGCTGCGCCCTCCGCCGCCTGGCTGCGGATTACAGGGGCGGTGTCCGGCCCCGCGCTTGAGGGTGCGGGAAAGTCCGTGTCGTTCCGTGTGGAGAACGGCGCGGTCCATGTGGCGGTCTTTGGCGGCGACGCGCCTCTGCCGGAAGGCACCCTCTTTCATCTTGCGGCAGCCATCGAGTCCGGGACAGCCCCCGGTTCACAGTC is drawn from Candidatus Hydrogenedentota bacterium and contains these coding sequences:
- a CDS encoding RNA polymerase sigma factor, yielding MNKFMSVCREIEAPLGAYIRKLLPGQHEADDIVQEALFRLWIALESKRLQSNPRAYAFSIAHNLVMDAHRSHKREQTNSSSGAEQATIEQGDCLLREQIELALGELPQHYQRALWLRELEGLCYADIAKKMNANEGSVKIWIYRAKHKMRGLLNKDGEFVGARPSTVHTGAKAPEQGAAS